A window from Photobacterium atrarenae encodes these proteins:
- a CDS encoding ABC transporter permease yields the protein MNNALEISHFALGGFYLLLLLPLLLFARWQLGLGRTMVTAVLRMTLQLAVVGIYLQTLFAFQNPMLNLAWLSVMVLVAGYSICRRAEISLKKVIPAVVAGQVVALLVTLPALLAGVIQAEPWWQAQYMIPVAGMLLGNCLTANVLAIERWHSGLQAQQNDYQFYLALGAPNPVQPFVRTAVKAALAPQLASMTTLGIVSLPGMMTGQILGGTAPLLAVKYQLVIMVAIFIAATLSVATALALISRFAFNRYGQLVL from the coding sequence ATGAATAATGCACTGGAGATCAGCCACTTTGCTTTAGGTGGATTTTATCTGCTGCTTTTGTTGCCGCTGCTCTTGTTTGCCCGCTGGCAGCTTGGCCTTGGCCGTACGATGGTGACGGCCGTGCTGCGGATGACGCTGCAGCTGGCGGTGGTGGGGATCTATTTACAAACCCTGTTTGCGTTTCAGAACCCGATGCTGAACCTGGCGTGGTTGTCGGTGATGGTGTTGGTGGCCGGTTACAGTATCTGTCGCCGGGCGGAAATCAGTTTAAAGAAAGTGATACCCGCCGTCGTCGCTGGGCAGGTTGTAGCCTTGTTAGTGACTCTGCCGGCCTTGCTGGCCGGGGTGATTCAGGCCGAGCCCTGGTGGCAGGCGCAATATATGATCCCGGTGGCCGGGATGCTGTTGGGCAATTGTCTGACCGCCAATGTCTTGGCGATAGAACGCTGGCACAGTGGGCTTCAGGCGCAGCAAAATGACTACCAGTTCTATCTGGCGCTGGGCGCGCCCAATCCGGTCCAGCCGTTTGTCCGCACCGCCGTCAAAGCGGCGCTGGCGCCGCAATTGGCATCGATGACGACGCTGGGAATTGTCAGCCTGCCGGGAATGATGACCGGGCAAATTCTGGGGGGGACGGCACCATTGCTGGCGGTGAAATACCAGTTGGTGATCATGGTAGCGATTTTTATTGCCGCGACCTTGTCGGTCGCGACAGCCCTGGCGCTGATCAGCCGTTTTGCCTTTAACCGCTACGGGCAGCTGGTGCTCTAG